A single region of the Actinoplanes sp. SE50/110 genome encodes:
- a CDS encoding IS701 family transposase encodes MNTIEARFARPEPRRRVRDFVAGLLAPLPTKNCWTIAEHAGDDGPGGMQDLISRASWDDALVRADVRDFVAARLGHPDGVLLVDETGDLKKGTHTVGVQRQYSGTAGKIENCQLAVHLSYASPLGHSLVDVALYLPKSWIDDPQRRAEAGVPGAVTFATKPELARRLIETAVAGGLPCRWVAGDEAYGGDPQLATALRRHQLGYVLAVACSHRAPTGLGVQRADQIAAGLPKHAWQRISAGNGAKGHRYYDWAFITLPHAADPHQGHHWLLIRRNRTTGELAFYRCWSPQLVALHHLVAVAGRRWSIEESFQATKSGLGLDQHQHRRWKAWHRWTTLVIAAHAFLAAATTASTTSPDGLIVITVNELRRLFHALVIEPGRRVVDVIAWSIYRRRHQSAARTSHYARQALTEP; translated from the coding sequence ATGAACACGATCGAGGCACGTTTCGCCCGACCCGAACCCCGGCGCCGGGTCCGTGACTTCGTTGCCGGGCTGCTCGCACCGTTGCCGACGAAGAACTGCTGGACGATTGCCGAGCACGCCGGCGACGACGGTCCGGGCGGGATGCAGGATCTGATCAGCCGTGCCAGTTGGGACGACGCCCTGGTGCGGGCCGATGTGCGCGACTTCGTGGCGGCCCGTCTCGGGCACCCGGACGGGGTGCTGCTGGTCGACGAGACCGGCGATCTTAAGAAAGGCACCCACACTGTCGGCGTGCAACGGCAATACTCCGGAACCGCCGGGAAGATCGAGAACTGCCAGCTCGCGGTGCACCTGTCATACGCTTCCCCACTCGGGCACAGCCTGGTCGACGTTGCTCTCTACCTGCCGAAATCCTGGATCGACGACCCTCAGCGACGGGCAGAGGCAGGGGTTCCTGGCGCCGTCACGTTCGCTACGAAACCGGAGCTGGCACGCCGCTTGATCGAGACCGCAGTAGCTGGCGGGCTGCCATGCCGGTGGGTCGCCGGCGACGAAGCTTACGGCGGTGACCCGCAGCTGGCCACCGCACTACGCCGGCATCAGCTCGGCTACGTCCTCGCGGTCGCCTGCTCACACCGAGCACCGACCGGCCTCGGCGTCCAGCGGGCCGACCAGATCGCCGCCGGACTACCGAAACACGCATGGCAGCGGATATCGGCCGGCAACGGCGCGAAAGGCCACCGCTACTACGACTGGGCTTTCATCACCCTGCCGCACGCAGCTGACCCGCACCAAGGCCATCACTGGCTACTGATTCGCCGCAACCGGACCACCGGTGAACTGGCGTTCTACCGCTGCTGGTCACCGCAACTCGTCGCGCTGCACCACCTGGTCGCCGTCGCCGGAAGACGCTGGAGCATTGAGGAGTCGTTCCAAGCAACCAAAAGCGGACTCGGACTGGATCAGCACCAGCACCGCCGCTGGAAAGCCTGGCACCGCTGGACCACCCTGGTCATCGCCGCCCACGCATTCCTCGCCGCCGCGACCACGGCCAGCACCACGAGCCCGGACGGCCTGATCGTGATCACCGTCAACGAACTCCGCCGGCTGTTCCACGCTCTGGTCATCGAACCCGGCAGACGCGTCGTCGACGTCATTGCCTGGTCAATCTATCGCCGCCGTCATCAATCCGCCGCCAGGACCAGCCACTACGCCCGCCAAGCACTCACGGAACCCTGA
- the cutA gene encoding divalent-cation tolerance protein CutA, with protein sequence MDSDSIGDVIEVSTATGTEQEALELAKQAVKARLAAGAQISGPAKSVFWHLGEFGVGEEWRLVLRTHASRFEPLKAMLVERHPWKNPEVLALRVAAGSSEYLVWITSTVGGAAD encoded by the coding sequence ATGGATTCCGACAGCATCGGCGACGTGATTGAGGTCAGCACCGCTACCGGGACTGAGCAGGAGGCGCTTGAGCTTGCGAAGCAAGCTGTGAAGGCGCGGCTTGCTGCCGGGGCGCAAATTAGCGGCCCAGCGAAGTCGGTGTTCTGGCACCTGGGAGAGTTCGGCGTCGGCGAGGAGTGGCGACTGGTGCTGCGAACACATGCCAGCCGGTTTGAGCCGCTTAAGGCCATGCTGGTGGAGCGCCATCCGTGGAAAAACCCGGAGGTACTTGCGCTGCGGGTAGCCGCCGGGTCCAGCGAATACTTGGTCTGGATAACGTCCACCGTCGGCGGGGCTGCCGACTAG
- a CDS encoding RIP homotypic interaction motif-containing protein, protein MDLDELSAAVMPYVSAAVAAYGGAMAQRATDAAVDSGSTATVAWGRQLLARLVASRRGRQVTEAVEELARDPADDASRVLLQAQVLKAVSIDAHLAAELEHIVQEARADGDHYTVSVHHSSGFQIGSNNQQNVFMRPSTE, encoded by the coding sequence ATGGATCTTGACGAGTTGTCGGCTGCGGTGATGCCCTACGTGTCGGCCGCGGTCGCTGCGTACGGCGGTGCGATGGCACAGCGGGCCACGGATGCCGCCGTCGACAGTGGCAGCACCGCGACCGTCGCCTGGGGCCGCCAGCTCCTGGCTCGGCTCGTTGCCTCGAGGCGCGGCCGCCAGGTCACCGAGGCAGTGGAGGAGCTAGCTCGCGACCCAGCTGACGATGCGTCTCGCGTGCTCCTGCAGGCCCAAGTGCTGAAGGCGGTGTCTATCGATGCTCACCTGGCGGCCGAACTCGAGCACATCGTGCAGGAAGCCCGGGCTGACGGCGATCATTACACGGTCTCGGTGCACCACAGCAGCGGGTTCCAGATCGGCTCAAACAATCAGCAGAACGTCTTCATGAGACCGTCCACCGAATGA
- a CDS encoding alpha/beta fold hydrolase, translating into MTAYSAQGPDPLVVFISQLGCGAEAWKPVLDHLGQLRAFTYTRPGIGSADPRSAPNPPLPHSRFADELAALLDSAGLSEPAVIVGHSFGGNIARMYAARYPHRVVGLVFVDASIPRQRINPADSRLVDGDGPDATEIDFLTGEVEILNATLPDVPAVVLQGDARLWPDLVSPVHADLWDTYQRILARQLGCPLILADSVGHQVPTDAPALTAIVIAAVAKAAANGSAVHLDATKFGQAGGVML; encoded by the coding sequence GTGACGGCCTACAGCGCTCAAGGACCCGACCCGCTTGTCGTGTTCATCTCTCAGCTCGGCTGCGGCGCCGAGGCCTGGAAGCCAGTGCTTGACCACCTGGGCCAGCTGCGTGCCTTCACCTACACCCGGCCCGGAATCGGCAGTGCAGACCCGCGGTCAGCACCGAATCCGCCCTTACCGCACAGCCGGTTCGCCGACGAGCTGGCAGCCCTACTCGACAGCGCAGGGCTGTCGGAGCCAGCGGTGATCGTCGGGCATTCGTTCGGCGGGAACATCGCCCGCATGTACGCCGCCCGATACCCGCACCGGGTTGTCGGCCTGGTCTTCGTTGACGCATCTATCCCCCGGCAGCGCATCAACCCCGCAGACAGCCGGCTCGTCGACGGGGACGGCCCGGACGCCACCGAAATTGACTTCCTCACCGGCGAAGTAGAGATCTTGAACGCCACCCTGCCAGACGTCCCCGCCGTAGTGCTGCAAGGTGACGCCCGGCTGTGGCCTGACCTCGTCAGCCCGGTCCATGCCGACCTGTGGGACACCTACCAGCGGATCCTTGCCCGGCAACTCGGTTGCCCACTGATCCTCGCTGACAGCGTCGGCCACCAGGTACCCACAGACGCCCCAGCGCTTACCGCGATCGTGATCGCCGCCGTTGCAAAGGCTGCGGCCAACGGCAGTGCAGTGCACCTGGACGCGACGAAGTTCGGCCAGGCCGGTGGGGTCATGCTGTAA